The following DNA comes from Nitrososphaerales archaeon.
GTGGTGTTACGAAAGAGATTCAAGTCCCACGCACAGAAGTCTGTAAAGCTTGTCATGGTAGTGGTGCTGAACCTGGTACGAGTCCAAGAGTATGTTCCCATTGCAATGGTACTGGGCAGATTCAACAAGTAAGAGTTTCGGGCTTTACACGCTTTGTAACTATAACGACATGTAACGTGTGTAAAGGGAAGGGGCAGATCATCGAACATCGATGTAAAGTATGTAGAGGCGCAGGTGTAGTAGAAGTAAGAAGGAGGGTCCAGGTGAAGGTTCCAGCGGGTGTGGATGAAGGCTATACATTAAGGCTGAGGGGCGAAGGTGACGTAAGTCCTAATGGTGGACCACCGGGCGATCTTTACATCGTTATCCATGTTAAACCACATCCATTATTTAAGCGAAGTAACGATGATATAATCTATGAAGCAAGAATAAGTTTCCCTCACGCAGCTCTGGGCACAGAAATTCGTGTACCAACGTTAGATGGAAGTGTGATCTTGAAGATACCTCCCGGCACTCAGAGCGGGACGATCTTCAGGTTGAAGGGCAAAGGCATCCCTAAATTGGAAGGTTTTGGAAGGGGTGATGAATTGGTGAAGGTGATCGTCGAGACACCGACGAGATTGACGGAGAGGCAGAAGCAACTCTTAAGGGAATTTATAAAAGAGATGAATAGTGGTCAGAGAGATAGAAGCAACTCTTAAGGTTAAGATACGGATAGTAGCAAGATAGATCGATGAGTTTTTCGTGTAAATGATAATTTTCAAAAAGATTTTCATGAATATGATACGGTATAGATTCGGTATAGATTCAAATAAACGGTAGCAGCTAAATAATTCACCATATTGAGTTATACTGATCGATATGGTTGTAATCACGCGTTATCTTAAGTTAAATACACGTGGAGAAGGAGATATACTCGATATTACAGATGAGGTCTCAAAATACGTAAAAGC
Coding sequences within:
- the dnaJ gene encoding molecular chaperone DnaJ, yielding MSKPKRDYYEILGVPRNATKEEIKQAYRKLALQYHPDRNKSPDAEEKFKEISEAYAVLSDDEKRRQYDMYGHAGIDSRYTTEDIFRGVDFDEIFRDLGFGFGGFESIFDMFFGKGRSHGPTPGRDLRYDLEVTLEEVVSGVTKEIQVPRTEVCKACHGSGAEPGTSPRVCSHCNGTGQIQQVRVSGFTRFVTITTCNVCKGKGQIIEHRCKVCRGAGVVEVRRRVQVKVPAGVDEGYTLRLRGEGDVSPNGGPPGDLYIVIHVKPHPLFKRSNDDIIYEARISFPHAALGTEIRVPTLDGSVILKIPPGTQSGTIFRLKGKGIPKLEGFGRGDELVKVIVETPTRLTERQKQLLREFIKEMNSGQRDRSNS